One Methanolobus sp. WCC4 DNA segment encodes these proteins:
- a CDS encoding DUF1641 domain-containing protein, producing MENDDIPTSIPIAPEDMEAFLDLVRTARIMQDYMNDQTARGIAEIMATVFRLTNSVISTDLIDVLERGMQDPELDKALLDPPKVGLGGLLKQMGNEDFQKGMGVMLTLVKAIGRATED from the coding sequence ATGGAAAATGATGACATACCAACAAGTATTCCGATCGCACCTGAGGATATGGAGGCTTTCCTTGATCTTGTAAGGACTGCAAGGATAATGCAGGATTACATGAACGACCAGACGGCCCGGGGAATTGCCGAGATCATGGCTACCGTGTTCAGGCTGACCAATTCAGTAATAAGCACAGATCTTATCGACGTGCTGGAAAGAGGAATGCAGGACCCTGAACTTGACAAAGCCTTGCTTGACCCTCCAAAGGTCGGTCTTGGAGGACTTCTCAAACAGATGGGTAACGAGGACTTCCAGAAAGGTATGGGAGTAATGCTGACACTTGTCAAGGCCATTGGAAGAGCTACAGAGGATTAG
- a CDS encoding FAD/NAD(P)-binding oxidoreductase gives MKEKVLILGAGYAGSVVANKLAREFRKKIARDELEITILDRDDTSVNQGGFTFLPFGLYTPEDIIRKRKKLISPRVNTAFGDDGEVTSVNLNGKEVGVKSGKKYNYDYLVIAMGARADADAIPGLADELNTFYTSIEGATQVGEKIRKMDKGNIVVSVAAMPIPCPGAPVKFTFLLDSYLRNVMKNRDQFNLTLLWPMEPIGPPEFNKLVSGLLKEKNIEVKRSFPLGEVNASKKELTSKEGEKVEYDLLIAVPPHKPQAVLVDSGITDEKGWIPCDRTTLQYRSPSGNHDNVYILGDNGPADILKTGIGAHYQALVVSQNLTNDIYGNRTKVPYEGETGCPIITEMETPSSAGQAYIATWNYGVMPAPFKPTKMGWYIYRMYYYLHWDMSVKGLF, from the coding sequence ATGAAAGAAAAGGTATTGATATTGGGAGCTGGCTATGCCGGTTCTGTGGTAGCCAACAAGCTTGCAAGGGAGTTCAGGAAGAAGATAGCCAGAGATGAACTGGAGATCACCATTCTTGACAGGGATGACACCAGTGTGAATCAGGGGGGATTTACTTTTCTCCCATTCGGACTCTACACACCTGAAGATATAATCAGGAAAAGAAAGAAACTCATCAGTCCCCGTGTGAACACCGCCTTTGGAGATGATGGCGAGGTCACATCAGTAAACCTCAACGGTAAAGAAGTAGGTGTCAAAAGTGGGAAGAAATATAATTACGACTACCTTGTGATAGCTATGGGAGCACGGGCCGATGCAGACGCCATACCCGGACTTGCAGATGAACTTAATACATTCTATACCTCGATCGAAGGTGCCACACAGGTTGGCGAAAAGATAAGGAAAATGGACAAAGGCAATATAGTAGTATCAGTTGCTGCAATGCCAATACCATGCCCGGGAGCACCTGTAAAATTCACATTCCTGCTTGATAGTTACCTCAGAAATGTAATGAAGAACAGAGACCAGTTCAATCTCACATTGCTATGGCCAATGGAACCTATCGGACCACCTGAGTTCAATAAACTTGTGAGTGGCCTTCTCAAAGAGAAGAACATCGAGGTAAAGAGAAGTTTCCCTCTTGGAGAGGTAAATGCCTCTAAAAAAGAACTCACTTCAAAAGAAGGAGAGAAGGTAGAGTATGACCTTTTGATCGCAGTGCCACCACACAAACCCCAGGCCGTTCTTGTGGATTCAGGCATCACTGATGAGAAAGGCTGGATCCCCTGTGACAGGACGACATTACAATATCGGAGCCCTTCAGGAAACCACGACAACGTTTACATACTTGGTGACAACGGACCTGCAGACATACTAAAGACCGGAATAGGAGCCCATTACCAGGCACTTGTGGTCAGCCAGAACCTCACAAATGACATTTACGGCAACAGGACAAAGGTACCATATGAAGGAGAAACAGGTTGCCCTATAATCACAGAGATGGAAACACCATCATCAGCAGGGCAGGCATACATTGCCACCTGGAACTATGGTGTTATGCCCGCACCATTCAAACCCACGAAGATGGGATGGTACATATACCGTATGTATTACTACCTGCACTGGGATATGAGTGTAAAGGGGTTGTTCTAA
- the rpsJ gene encoding 30S ribosomal protein S10 produces MSQKARIRLSGISPVNLDGVCNQVKAIADRTGVSISGPVPLPTKKMVVPVRKSPSGDGTATWDHWEMRVHKRLIDIAADERALRQLMRIQVPKDINIEIVLQN; encoded by the coding sequence ATGTCACAGAAAGCAAGAATAAGATTATCAGGAATCAGTCCTGTAAACCTTGATGGTGTTTGCAATCAGGTGAAAGCTATTGCAGACAGAACAGGTGTAAGTATCTCAGGACCAGTTCCACTACCAACCAAAAAGATGGTAGTACCTGTCCGTAAGAGTCCAAGTGGCGACGGAACCGCTACATGGGATCACTGGGAAATGCGTGTACACAAGAGACTCATTGACATCGCAGCAGATGAGCGTGCACTCAGACAGCTCATGCGTATCCAGGTTCCTAAGGACATCAACATCGAGATAGTACTCCAGAACTAA
- the tuf gene encoding translation elongation factor EF-1 subunit alpha has translation MAAEKPHMNLAVIGHVDHGKSTFVGRLMFETGAVPAHLIEKYREEAKEKGKESFAFAWVMDSLKEERERGVTIDISHKRFDTDKFYFTVVDCPGHRDFVKNMITGASQADAAVLVVAAPDGVMAQTKEHVFLSRTLGINQLIIAVNKMDAAEYSEDRYNEVKKEVSQLLGMVGFKADEIPFVPTSAFEGDNITTSSANTPWYKGPSLLECLNDLKEPEKPDTLPLRIPVQDAYTISGIGTVPVGRVETGIMKKGQNVTFMPSGAGGEVKSIEMHHEEHDQAGPGDNIGWNVRGVGKNDVRRGDVCGPSEKPPSVADEFTAQIVVLQHPSAITAGYTPVFHCHTTQTACTLMSIDKKLDPKTGQVKEENAAFIKAGDAAIVTVKPTRPMVIEPVKEIPQLGRFAIRDMGMTIAAGMCMSVTQK, from the coding sequence ATGGCAGCTGAGAAACCACACATGAACTTAGCAGTTATCGGTCACGTAGACCACGGCAAGTCAACCTTTGTCGGAAGATTGATGTTCGAAACAGGAGCAGTACCTGCTCACCTTATCGAGAAATACAGAGAAGAAGCAAAAGAGAAAGGAAAAGAATCCTTCGCTTTCGCATGGGTAATGGACTCACTCAAGGAAGAGCGTGAGAGAGGAGTAACCATCGATATCTCCCACAAGAGATTCGACACAGACAAGTTCTACTTTACAGTAGTAGACTGCCCAGGTCACCGTGACTTCGTAAAGAACATGATCACAGGTGCATCCCAGGCTGATGCAGCTGTTCTTGTCGTAGCAGCACCTGATGGTGTAATGGCTCAGACAAAGGAGCACGTGTTCCTTTCAAGGACCCTTGGTATCAACCAGCTTATCATTGCTGTCAACAAGATGGATGCAGCAGAATACAGCGAGGACAGGTACAACGAGGTCAAGAAAGAAGTAAGCCAGCTTCTCGGCATGGTCGGATTCAAGGCAGACGAGATCCCATTCGTCCCAACATCCGCATTCGAGGGTGACAACATCACAACATCAAGCGCAAACACACCATGGTACAAAGGCCCATCCCTTCTTGAATGCCTTAACGATCTCAAGGAGCCAGAAAAGCCAGACACACTTCCACTCCGTATCCCAGTACAGGATGCATACACGATCTCCGGTATCGGAACCGTACCAGTAGGTAGGGTCGAGACCGGTATCATGAAGAAGGGACAGAATGTCACTTTCATGCCAAGTGGAGCTGGTGGAGAGGTCAAGTCCATTGAAATGCACCATGAGGAGCACGACCAGGCAGGACCTGGAGACAACATTGGATGGAACGTACGTGGCGTAGGTAAGAACGATGTCCGCAGAGGAGACGTATGTGGTCCTTCCGAGAAGCCACCTTCAGTAGCAGATGAGTTCACAGCACAGATCGTTGTACTTCAGCACCCATCCGCTATCACAGCAGGATACACACCTGTATTCCACTGCCACACAACCCAGACAGCATGTACTCTCATGTCCATTGACAAGAAGCTTGATCCAAAGACAGGTCAGGTCAAGGAAGAGAATGCAGCTTTCATCAAGGCAGGCGATGCAGCAATCGTAACCGTCAAGCCAACCAGACCAATGGTAATCGAGCCAGTAAAGGAAATCCCACAGCTCGGAAGATTCGCTATCCGTGATATGGGTATGACCATTGCAGCTGGCATGTGCATGAGTGTCACACAGAAGTAA
- a CDS encoding elongation factor EF-2: MAKDKMVDRVAALMSEPKMIRNIGIVAHIDHGKTTLSDNLLAGAGMLSKELAGNACWTDSDEEEQERGITIDSANVSMVHEYDGKEYLINLIDTPGHVDFGGDVTRAMRAVDGAVVVIDAVEGTMPQTETVLRQALKEHVKPVLFINKVDRLINELQVDGQEMQIRLGKLIDHVNKLIKGMNEERYKAGWRVDAAEGTVAFGSALYNWAISVPMMQKTGVSFQQIYDFNKDESGEGIKQLAEKCPLHEVLNDMVIRFLPSPLEAQEGRVGVIWHGDKGSAIGKSMFNADPDGDLAFMVTDITMDPHAGEVATGRLFSGSLTRGLEVYVSGTSRTNRIQQVGVFMGPKRLEVEKIPAGNIAAVTGLRDAIVGSTVTTLEGMEPFESITHASEPVVTVAVEAKHMKDLPKLVEVLRQVAKEDPTLKITLDEETGEHLMAGMGELHLEVIAHRIERDKGVEITTTPPIVVYRETIRNHAGPVEGKSPNRHNRFYVEVEPLEEGVRDLIKAGEISMRMPEVERREKLIEAGMDKDEAKGIVDIFESNVYLDVTKGIQHLNETMELILEGFQEVMKAGPLSKEPCMGVKVKLVDAKLHEDAVHRGPAQVIPASRQGIQAAMLMADDTLLEPYQKVFIQVPQDNMGGATKEIQGRRGIIINMTAEGDMTIIESRAPVSELFGFAGDIRSATEGRAMWSTEFAGFDTLPASLTSEIVSGIRERKGLKKELPQASDYLSM; the protein is encoded by the coding sequence ATGGCTAAAGATAAAATGGTCGACCGTGTAGCAGCGCTCATGAGCGAACCAAAGATGATACGTAACATTGGTATCGTTGCTCACATCGACCACGGTAAGACAACATTATCAGACAACCTTCTTGCAGGCGCAGGCATGCTCTCTAAAGAACTTGCAGGTAACGCATGCTGGACAGACTCTGATGAAGAGGAACAGGAGAGAGGTATTACAATTGATTCCGCAAACGTTTCAATGGTCCACGAGTACGATGGCAAGGAATATCTCATCAACCTTATCGATACACCAGGTCACGTAGACTTTGGTGGTGACGTTACACGTGCAATGCGTGCAGTAGATGGTGCAGTAGTGGTAATTGATGCTGTAGAAGGTACAATGCCACAGACCGAGACCGTACTCAGGCAGGCACTCAAGGAACACGTCAAGCCGGTCCTGTTCATCAACAAGGTTGACCGTCTCATCAATGAGCTTCAGGTCGACGGACAGGAGATGCAGATCAGACTCGGTAAGCTCATCGACCACGTGAACAAGCTCATCAAAGGTATGAACGAAGAGCGCTACAAGGCAGGATGGAGAGTCGACGCAGCAGAAGGTACTGTTGCTTTCGGTTCAGCACTGTACAACTGGGCTATCAGCGTACCAATGATGCAGAAGACCGGTGTAAGTTTCCAGCAGATCTATGATTTCAACAAGGACGAAAGCGGAGAGGGTATTAAGCAACTCGCAGAAAAGTGCCCACTCCACGAAGTACTGAACGACATGGTTATCAGGTTCCTTCCATCACCTCTTGAAGCACAGGAAGGAAGGGTTGGCGTAATCTGGCACGGTGACAAGGGATCAGCTATTGGTAAATCAATGTTCAATGCAGACCCTGATGGTGACCTTGCGTTCATGGTAACAGACATTACAATGGACCCACATGCAGGTGAAGTCGCGACCGGAAGGTTGTTCAGCGGATCACTTACACGTGGTCTGGAAGTATATGTATCCGGTACATCAAGGACAAACAGAATCCAGCAGGTAGGTGTTTTCATGGGTCCGAAGAGACTTGAAGTGGAAAAGATCCCTGCCGGAAACATTGCAGCTGTAACTGGACTCAGAGATGCTATCGTTGGTTCAACAGTGACAACCCTTGAAGGCATGGAGCCTTTCGAGAGTATCACCCACGCAAGTGAACCAGTAGTTACCGTCGCAGTAGAAGCTAAGCACATGAAGGACCTTCCAAAGCTTGTTGAAGTATTGAGACAGGTTGCAAAGGAAGACCCAACACTTAAGATCACACTTGACGAAGAGACCGGTGAGCACTTAATGGCCGGTATGGGTGAACTTCACCTTGAGGTCATTGCACACAGGATCGAGCGTGACAAGGGTGTCGAGATCACAACCACACCACCTATCGTAGTTTACCGTGAGACCATCCGCAACCATGCAGGACCGGTTGAAGGTAAGTCCCCGAACAGGCACAACAGGTTCTATGTTGAGGTCGAGCCACTCGAGGAAGGGGTCAGGGACCTCATCAAGGCTGGCGAGATATCCATGCGCATGCCTGAGGTAGAGCGCAGAGAAAAGCTCATTGAAGCAGGCATGGACAAGGACGAAGCAAAGGGTATTGTTGACATATTTGAAAGCAATGTATACCTGGATGTAACAAAGGGTATCCAGCACCTCAATGAAACCATGGAACTCATCCTTGAAGGATTCCAGGAAGTCATGAAGGCAGGACCTCTTTCAAAGGAACCATGTATGGGTGTAAAGGTCAAGCTCGTTGACGCAAAGTTACACGAAGATGCTGTCCACAGAGGACCAGCACAGGTAATACCTGCATCAAGACAGGGTATCCAGGCAGCAATGCTCATGGCAGATGACACACTTCTCGAACCATACCAGAAGGTATTCATCCAGGTCCCACAGGACAACATGGGTGGAGCTACCAAGGAAATTCAGGGACGTCGTGGAATCATCATCAACATGACCGCTGAAGGTGACATGACCATCATCGAATCCAGGGCACCAGTATCCGAACTGTTCGGATTTGCAGGAGATATCAGATCAGCAACCGAAGGCCGTGCAATGTGGAGCACAGAGTTTGCAGGATTTGACACACTTCCGGCAAGTCTGACATCAGAGATAGTTAGTGGTATCAGAGAAAGGAAAGGACTTAAGAAGGAACTTCCACAGGCATCTGACTACCTTAGTATGTAA
- a CDS encoding 30S ribosomal protein S7, whose amino-acid sequence MSKLFGKWDLAEVEVADQGIRRYVNLDPVIIPHTNGKHARQQFNKSDINIVERLVNNVMRNQQNTGKKQRAMMIVSEAFDIINNRTQKNPVQVLVEAISNAGPREEVVRLKYGGISVPKAVDTAPQRRVDSALRYITKGANQAAFKSKRSAADCLAAELIAASNRDAKCFSINRKDSKERVAKAAR is encoded by the coding sequence ATGTCAAAATTATTCGGAAAATGGGATCTCGCTGAAGTAGAGGTCGCTGACCAGGGTATCAGAAGGTACGTTAACCTTGACCCTGTGATCATCCCACACACAAACGGAAAGCATGCAAGACAGCAGTTCAACAAGTCAGACATCAACATCGTTGAGCGTCTTGTCAACAACGTCATGCGTAACCAACAGAACACCGGAAAGAAGCAGAGAGCAATGATGATCGTCTCTGAAGCTTTTGACATCATCAACAACAGGACACAGAAGAACCCTGTACAGGTACTTGTCGAGGCAATCTCCAACGCAGGTCCAAGGGAAGAAGTTGTCAGACTCAAGTACGGCGGAATATCCGTACCAAAGGCAGTAGACACCGCTCCACAGAGACGTGTCGATTCCGCACTCAGATACATCACAAAGGGTGCAAACCAGGCTGCTTTCAAATCCAAGAGAAGTGCAGCAGACTGTCTTGCAGCAGAGCTCATTGCAGCATCTAACCGCGATGCAAAGTGCTTCTCCATCAACAGGAAGGACTCAAAGGAAAGAGTCGCAAAGGCAGCACGTTAA
- a CDS encoding 30S ribosomal protein S12 translates to MPNGKYAAHTIQRMRKDARWKDSRYNRRALGLDVKADPLSGAPQGRGIVLEKVGVEAKQPNSAIRKCVRIQLIKNGRQVSAFCPGDGAINFIDEHDEVTVERIGGRMGGAMGDIPGVRFKVTAVNNVSLREMVIGRKEKPRR, encoded by the coding sequence ATGCCAAATGGAAAATATGCAGCTCACACTATTCAGCGCATGCGAAAGGACGCAAGATGGAAGGACTCTCGCTATAACAGGCGTGCACTTGGTCTTGACGTAAAGGCGGATCCACTCAGTGGTGCACCTCAGGGAAGAGGCATTGTGCTTGAGAAGGTGGGCGTAGAGGCTAAACAGCCAAACTCAGCAATCAGGAAATGTGTAAGAATACAGTTGATCAAGAACGGTCGTCAGGTATCAGCATTCTGTCCAGGTGACGGTGCTATCAACTTCATCGATGAACACGATGAAGTTACCGTAGAAAGGATCGGTGGCCGTATGGGTGGTGCAATGGGTGATATCCCAGGTGTACGTTTCAAGGTCACTGCTGTGAACAATGTATCCTTAAGAGAGATGGTCATTGGCCGTAAAGAGAAACCAAGGAGATAA
- a CDS encoding NusA-like transcription termination signal-binding factor, whose amino-acid sequence MGEIKLSTEGIRFIALFEKLTGATVKDCIVDDDRLIYVIKAGDMGAAIGKKGDHINRMKKTVDKQIDLVEYSDEPVAFIKNAFGPVSVRSVNITSRNNKRLAYVEVSNKDKGLAIGRNGKNIEKVKLVAKRHHDIDDVILQ is encoded by the coding sequence TTGGGCGAGATCAAGCTATCCACTGAAGGTATCCGATTTATCGCATTATTTGAAAAACTTACAGGGGCAACTGTCAAAGACTGTATTGTCGACGATGACAGGTTAATATATGTGATCAAGGCAGGCGATATGGGTGCTGCCATTGGGAAGAAAGGAGACCACATCAACCGGATGAAGAAAACGGTGGATAAGCAGATAGATCTTGTCGAATACTCGGACGAACCTGTTGCATTCATAAAGAACGCATTCGGTCCGGTATCTGTCAGGTCGGTGAACATTACAAGCAGGAACAATAAGCGATTGGCTTATGTAGAAGTATCCAATAAGGACAAAGGTCTTGCCATAGGACGTAATGGAAAAAACATTGAAAAGGTCAAACTTGTTGCAAAGAGGCATCACGATATAGATGATGTCATCCTGCAATGA
- a CDS encoding 50S ribosomal protein L30e, with product MDINIDKALIKVIRTGKVIIGSNRTIDAAMNDDAKMVVLAANCPADVRAKIESTNVPILNYPGTGTELGPACGKPYIIAAMAIIDSGESDILAAA from the coding sequence ATGGACATTAACATTGACAAAGCCCTGATCAAAGTGATCAGGACCGGAAAGGTGATCATTGGATCTAACAGGACCATCGATGCTGCCATGAACGACGACGCAAAAATGGTAGTACTCGCTGCAAACTGTCCTGCAGATGTAAGAGCAAAGATCGAAAGCACAAACGTACCGATACTCAACTACCCGGGCACAGGAACAGAACTCGGACCTGCATGCGGAAAACCATACATCATCGCTGCAATGGCTATCATTGACAGTGGAGAATCCGACATTCTGGCCGCCGCTTAA
- the rpoA2 gene encoding DNA-directed RNA polymerase subunit A'': MTISEATIDAMIAGLDLPKNIMKTLKEDVMKVGVSKKELEDIIEQVMASYEYACVEPCEAVGVVSAQSIGEPGTQMTMRTFHYAGVAEINVTLGLPRLIEIVDARKTPSTPMMTIALEEEYANDRDKARHLAWEIEATHIEHLADITTDLANMQLIIDLHEKTLNHRSLTPDEIADKLREELDVMVNVSESVANQVIMTPNAPSYRELLQLAKNIHSITLKGIEGIKRVVIRKDGDEYTLYTEGSQLKEVLQIEGVDARRTTTNNIGEIYEVFGIEAARNSIITEATNTLSEQGLTVDIRHIMLVSDIMCCDGEVKQIGRHGISGEKASVFARAAFEVTVNHLLDAGMRGDRDELNGVTENIIVGQPIKLGTGDVHLITK, encoded by the coding sequence ATGACAATCAGTGAAGCTACTATTGATGCAATGATCGCTGGGCTCGACCTGCCGAAGAACATCATGAAAACCTTGAAGGAAGATGTGATGAAGGTAGGGGTCTCAAAGAAAGAGCTTGAGGATATCATCGAGCAGGTGATGGCCAGTTACGAATATGCATGTGTGGAACCCTGTGAGGCAGTGGGTGTCGTTTCGGCACAATCCATTGGTGAACCGGGTACCCAGATGACCATGCGTACCTTCCACTACGCTGGTGTCGCTGAAATTAACGTTACACTCGGTCTGCCACGTCTCATCGAGATCGTGGATGCAAGGAAGACCCCAAGCACACCAATGATGACCATCGCACTGGAAGAAGAATACGCGAATGACAGGGATAAGGCACGTCACCTTGCATGGGAGATAGAGGCAACTCACATCGAGCACCTTGCGGACATCACGACCGATCTTGCTAACATGCAACTGATCATCGACCTTCACGAGAAGACACTGAACCACAGGTCACTTACACCTGATGAGATCGCAGACAAGCTCCGCGAGGAACTTGATGTGATGGTCAATGTATCGGAAAGTGTTGCGAACCAGGTCATTATGACCCCTAACGCTCCATCTTACCGTGAACTTCTCCAGCTTGCAAAGAACATACACTCCATTACGCTGAAAGGTATCGAAGGTATCAAGAGGGTAGTTATCAGGAAAGATGGTGACGAATACACCCTTTATACTGAAGGTTCCCAGCTCAAGGAAGTACTTCAGATAGAAGGCGTGGATGCCAGAAGGACCACCACCAACAACATTGGTGAGATCTACGAGGTCTTTGGTATCGAAGCTGCAAGGAACTCCATTATCACAGAAGCTACAAACACACTTTCAGAGCAGGGTCTTACTGTGGATATCAGACACATCATGCTGGTATCTGATATCATGTGCTGTGATGGTGAAGTAAAGCAGATCGGAAGGCATGGTATCTCTGGTGAGAAGGCCAGTGTTTTCGCACGTGCAGCTTTCGAGGTTACTGTGAATCACCTGCTTGATGCAGGTATGCGCGGGGACCGCGATGAACTGAACGGTGTAACAGAGAACATTATCGTGGGCCAGCCTATCAAGCTTGGAACAGGAGACGTGCATCTAATTACGAAATAA